GGATTTTGTGAATGTCACCATTCAACAAAAACCTCATTTACTATTTATAgcaatttattatttctattaatttttataaatatatttgttacacaAATTTTTTTGTTGCTCACATTGTgaattagaggtgtgcatgggctggGCTGGGCtgggttcgggccgggcccataaaaaaatttaggcCCGCTTCCAAGGCCCGGGAAAAAATTGATAGGCccgaatattttttttactttttttataaaataaaaaaatttaaaaaataataattcaaatacatttaaaacataaaaataaatattaaaacaaataaaaaacaagacaaacaattcttaaaataatacataaattaaaaatacaataaaaagtagttatattgaaattgaaacaaattagaattaaaataataaccaaattaataacaaaacaaaagttttacaatatcaaaataatattaaaaacgacAACATATAACATAATAAATAGTTATAAAAGAACAATAAAACACGACAAAAAGTAGCAGTAAAATAGCACAAAAACAGCATCAAAACAACACCAAAATACCATCAAAACAGCACAAAAATACCATCAAAATAGCACCAAAACAACACCCAAACAATAACAAAACAGCACAAAAAACAGCATCACCAACAACaccaaaaacctgcaaaatataatcaaccaaccaaaatatttatacattaaccaaataacgtatttaattttataacaaaatataattgtaagctaaattaaattgtCAACAATTAGAAATGAAGGTAACCTAAAAAGCAATCGAAGAAACATCGTCCTCATCGTCCTCGTTGTCCTCATCGTCCTCATCGTTCTTGCAAccaatttctaacatgaaataagaataaataattagataatcaaattgataaaaaagcaatataaaattacaacaataaaacgagaataataaTTACCTGTTGAAAATCCCTTAGCTCGCATCCAATCATCCAAGCAAACAACGGCTTGAACCGTTTTTGGCTTAAGTGAACTCCTCAAAGGTGTGATAACTTTCTTAACCATACTAAAAGCCGATTCGGAAGCTACAGTTGATATTGGAATTGCCAAAAGATCACGAGCCAATAATGAAAGCTTATTATACCGAACTGGACTTTTACTCCAATAATCCAAAACATCTATTTGACTATTCAACTCAAGCTCCGGGTCTTCCAAATAAATGTCCAACTGTGACTTTTCACTCCTAGTGCTAGATTCATTTAAATATCGTTTATAATCATCACTCACATCAAAATCTCCTCCAAAATCAACATTATTAACATTGTGTTCACCCAAACTAGAATCAACAGGATTTTTATCCGAAACATTAGAACTCCCAGCCAAAGAGGAAGATGTGGATTTGGATTTCTTAACATACTCGTCAAACAAGAGTCTAAGATTGCTAAGAATGGTTTCAACAAAATCTGAAGCATGAATACCATATATTGTAGTAAAGCAATACTGCACATAATTCAACTTGTAACGAGGATCTAAAATTGCCGCACATGACAATATCAATGAATACTCAGcccaatatttattaaatttctcttgCATTTGCTTAACCATTGGAGTTAAAAATGAATAAGGACCTTTAACTGTATCAAGCAAGACCTTGTGAACCTTCCAAACACCTCTAAAATAAAGATTAGCCATTGGATAATTAGAACCAGAAAAAACACAAGTCACATCataaaaaactttcaaaaatttgcaaAGAATATCAACATTTCTCTACTCCTCGTTAGAAAGTGCAAATAATTGATAATCTTTATCCCGTTGGCCCCAATAATCTAGTACATCTTTATAGTAAAGAGAAGATTCAAGCATCAAATAAGTAGAATTCCATCTCACACAGACATCTTGACGTAACTTTTTGgtcacattcaaatgaaaacttttgtcGGCCACATCATAAAATCTTTTCCTACGAGTTCCTGACTTTTTTATGTACTTAATTCCATTTCGAATCTTAGCAACAACATCATTAGCAAGTTCCAAACCAGCTTTAACTATAAGATTCAATATATGTGCACAACATCTAACTTAAAAAAAGCACCATCACACAAAATAGCTCGATTCGCACGAAAACGATTTTTAAGACTAGAAACCATAACATCATTATAAGAAGCATTATCCAAAGTGATGCTAAAAATTTTCTTGTCTATACCCCATTGAgataaacataaaacaagttCATCCGCTATGTTCAAACCATCATACGGAGGAAATAAAGCTCTAAACCTTATGATTCTCTTTTGTAGCTTCCAATTTTCGTCAACCTAATGAGCAGTAATTGAAATATATTCATCATTAGTATGCTCTGAGTTCCAATTATCAGATGTTAGACAAATTAAACCAGGCGCTCTAGCCAACTCTTCTTTAACACGATCTCTCTCTTTTGCATAATACATTAGGACATCCCTAGCAGCTGTATATCTACTTATATTCTTAGAATTAGGACTAGCAATACTCATTATGTATCTAAATTCCAGTTCTTCAACTGTCCTAAATGAATGCATGCCACACACAAGAAAAGTAGAAACAGCTTTACGACACTCATCAGCATCAAACTTGTAGTTTTTTGTAAATGGAACACCTCCTAATGATGGTTGAGTGGCTATGGTGTATTGACTGATGTCTTTATTAACTTTTTTCAAACAGCTATTTAGATGACGTCTTAAATGAGAGGTTCCACTAGAAGATTTAGTAGAGAAGATAGTCTTACAGTGATTACATTGTGCCTTCAATTCATTTTTGTTCTCGCATTCAAGCTTTGTCATTTCATCCCACACCTTTGAAGTGGTAGACTTTTGACGTTTGGCAGCACTTTCATACTCATTAAACCCATCGTCCACATGTATAGAACTGTTCAAACTAGCCATAGTCATAAAAATTCAAGTCCTGAAATCCAAATAAACCAAAAGATTATTAATTTTCATACTAAAAATATCTAATAATTATGATACAATTTATAATTGAGGCCAAATGGCTTCATCTTATTTAAATATCTACCACAAGCCTAACAAAATCAACTATAGTTTGGCAATAAGTAAAAATTCATTGAAACCCCAACCAATTAGTTCAGTCCAACCAAAAAACAGATCAAGaaattataaaacacaaaaaaagagagcctaaaatcaactaaatcaaaataattatagtAAGAAACACAGATCAtccaataaaaaatatgaaacacATCTAGCTAATCTCAAtccaaagtttaaaaaaaatcgaattaaGGACACTAACCCAATCAATATATTTACTGAAACCATcactaacttttaaaaaaaattccatataTTCGGGGTAAAATTGGTAAAAACAGATCTGATTTTACTATTGTCTATAGGAAATATAGCTTAAGCCCTTTGAAGATGTAATAACAAGTGCGATAGATCgaggtaaaataaaaaaaaattaaaaatgaaaattataccAAAAAAATTGCTTATGCTAAAGATCAGAATATTTTATattctcttaaaaatataaatattcttaattagatataatattttgaattatcTTGAAGATAACCCAAAGTTGTCTAATAAAACCCAATATATGTCATGCATCCTCTTGGAAATTAATACTAAACCAGGAGTGTTTGTTTTAAAGACATCAAATAAAATATGGGAAAAAATTTTacataaagagaaaaagagaaaggggCCCGTGGCAAATTGGCAATTGGCAAACATAAGAATACATTTGTGTGTGTACTGTCCAGTGACTTGAAAGTTGAAtagcatatgtatatatattttttattttactttccaTTATTCTGTTCTTACTTACTCCAACATTATTACATGGAAAACAAATTTCCAGATTTAGATAAGACCCATTTTTTGttcattatttatttcatttgatcTATTTTCCTTCAGTATTTTCACCAAAATAATTATAGTAAGAGATATGGCAGCAGTGAAGAAGAAGTAGAAGAAGCTTACCTTGAAGAAGACAGCAAATGAAGAAGCTGAAAGACTACCGGATCAGCTACCGAGACTGCAATCAAATGAAGAAGCTGAGCTGCGCTGAGCTGCGCTGAGCTTCAGGCTAGTTGGAGGTGGCCGACGGACAACTAGATCGGGGGAGGTGGTGGTGATCGGTGAGCTAGGGATTTGTTTAGAAATGGGAATAAAAAGAGGAAGGCAGCAACAGGACTACAGGAGGAattaaacgaaaatgaaaaaaaaaacagtaaagttacttaaacttaaaaataaaaaaggaaaaaaaatataatattatattcagGCCGGGTcgagcccgggccaaaaaaatcttacctgaggcccggcccgttttttaaacgggcctcgttttttgtccaagcccatttttttggcctatatttttacccaaaccctccaaTTTTTTGGGcaggccttcgggccgggccgggccgcccggcccatgtaCACCTCTATTGTGAATGTGCCATAATcaatattatttaagtttatgatttgattgatGCCActtatcaactcaataccaattCAGAGTGcaagaatattaaaaattttaaaaaaattgataatagaTATTATTATAGAATGTCTTTATCTTTCTATACtttacataaaatttattaaaagaaacaatttaaaaaacactaaaacatcaatcttttttttaagtttttttttggtagaaaatgaCAACATTAAGTGATTACATTGGATAAAACCATAATCAAGAGTAAATAGACATGTTGCGATCTCTTCCCAACAAGTTCATGATCGAAGCCAGTGGGGATCTAAAtaaacgtatcaaagagctacaTGTATCAGCATTTTTAGTCATGTGATTAGCAACACCATTAAAAGTTTTCGGGAATGTCAGATACAAATCTCCCATTTTCGATGCAAAACTTGATGTAACAGCCATAATTCCACTAAACTATTACTAGCTCATCCACCAGACAAAAGTAATTCAACCAACAAAGTATTATCACACTCAACTTCAACTTTCTGAAACCCTTTATCCCAAGCTAAGAAAAATCCTTCCAACATTGCTCTTGTTTCAACTTTAAAGACTGACTAGTTATCGAAACTCATCACATAGCCCTATAACCAATTTGTATTTGAATATCTAAAAACACCCCCAATAGAAACCCTTCGTTCCAAATTCGACAAGCTCCATCTGAATTGAGTTTTATCCAACTTGTTACAAGAGGAGTCCAACTCGAAAGACATCTCATGGTCCCCAAAGATTTCATCTGCACATCCAAACCCCGATAACTACTAGCCCACATGTAGTCGGTATCCATAATAGCCCTTGTATTCCTGTGACTATTAGAGAACACACAGTCATTTCTATTCTTCCGAAGTAGCCAACACAATATTAAAAACAATGTTTGCCACTCCATTTTTTCACAGTGAAGATTAACTTTATCTTGCAAGTTCCAAACTAACCATTCCTTCAttgacaaagaaaagaaaatattatggGCTTGTCGAGGAACCACTATTCGCCATATAGTCTTAGCAAAAGTGCAATCCCGAAAAGCATGAATCATTGTCTCTAAACTATCAGTAAACAAAGGAAAAAGACCATCCTCTATCATATGCCCACGTCTTCTCTCATTATTTATCAATAATCTATCATGTCATAAAAGCCATAAGAAAAGATGTACTTTTGAGGTGCCGAAATTTTTCGAATCATCTTCCAAATAGCAACATCATCAGAAAATCGACTAAAGAGATTCTTATAAGTCGTAGATGATGAGAAACCATCTTTTTCCATCCATTTCCAAGCCAAGCAATCTTGTCTTACAGCATCAGACTGGGGTATGATTGTTGCGACTGTTGAATAGTGGGGCGTGGAATGAGATTAGTAAGATGATCCCAATCCTAAAGACCATTCTTAGTCACTGAGTCACAAACGCACAATGTGTTATCAAGTTGATCCGATCCTCCAAGAATACTCACAAGGGACCCATCTGCCTAACCCATACATCATTCCAAAAATTCGTCATACGACCATAGCCGATTGACCAAAAAACATTACCCAAAACTTTTGGCCAAACCCGTGTTAATGACTTCCATATAAATGACAGTTACTTCGAGAGATAGAGTTTAAAAGCACCAATTGTACATTATATTTCTTTCTTAACACCCAAACCCATAGAGACTCGGTATTCACAAGCAGACAGTAACCAAACTTTATTAAGAAAATCTTGTTCTGATCACATAAAATTTGCAAACCCAGTCCACCACTATCCAAAGGCCGACAACAATCTTCCTAAGAAAGAAGCGCAATTTTCCTTGTATTATTAGTTGCTCCCCAGGTGAGATTACGAGCAAGCCTCTCAATTTTATTGCTTATAGAAAGAGGCATCCGAACTATAAACATAAAGTAGTTACGAATGGTAAGAAGAACTGATCAAACCAAAGTTATTCATCTTGCTAGCGAAAGTTTCCTCGCATCCCATCCAGACAGTTTTTGCCTAACCTTGATTTCAACAAAGTCAAAGTATGCACAGTGACTCTGTTATGAAACAATAACATGCCAAGGTAACATCAAAGATCTCCACTCGGTTGAATCCCACAGTCTTGCAAATCAACTCAATAACCGAACTAGGAGTATTAGGGGAGAAAAACACCTGCGACTTGGACTTGTTAACCTTCTGCCCATAAAAGTAGCAGAAAGTTTCCAGTATACTACTCACCACAACAGTTTGATCCCTACTAGCTTCACAGAACAACATAAAGTCatcaacaaagaaaatatgaaacaAAGTGGGCCCTCTTCTTGAGAGGAACAAAGGCTTCCAACTCCCATTCATGGTCGTCTCATCAATAAGGTGCCCAAGCCTCTCTATACAAAGGACAAAAAGATATAGTGATAAAATGTCACCCTGCATTATACCATGTGCGGTTGGAAAGTGTTAGTAAGAGTTCCATTCCATAAAACCTGGAGTGAAGTAGAAGAAACGTAATGCAATATGGCACTAATTACCTGCTTAGGAATTCCTGCCATTAACAAAGTATCTCGTAGGAATTCCAAGCTGATTCTATCATAAGCCTTTTTGAGGTCTATCTTCATGATCATACGACATTTGTTTCCTCAAAAGTTCCTTAAATAGTGCACCACTATAATATTATCGACAATATCTCTGCTTGGATAAAGCATGATTGGTTCTGACTTATCAATTTCACCATCAAAGCTCGCAGTTTGTTAACAATTCTCTTTGTAAGAATCTTATACAATACTAAACACAAGTTTATAAGCCAAAGTTGATTAATTCTCTTCGGACTCGGTGCCTTCGGGATAAGAGCTAGTAACTTTCTGTTCAATTTCGAATCCAACCGCAACCCATCCAAATAGTGTCTAACAAAAGAACACACAGACAATCTCACAATTTCTCATTGAGTCTGAAATAAACTAGCTTGAAACCCATCCACACTGGGGGCCTTTAAAGGAGCCATACTAAACACTACTCTACGTACCTCCTCATCCAAAACCACTGAAACAAGAGCCCTCGTCTCATCACAAGAAAACACAAGAAATTTACCTCAACAAGGGAAAACACCATTAGTCACATAGTTTATGGTATAAAGTTCCTTAAAGAATTGCACCACATGTTGTTTCAACACATCCTTCTCAAAATACTATTCATTATCCACCAGAAGGCCCTTAACTTTATTTTGCTTTCGTCTTGCCAATGTACGAGTATGAAAATATGATGTATTCTATCCCTATATTTTAACCATTATGTTCTGAATTTTTGAAACCATAATAACTCTTCATGAGCTAAAACTTTCTCAATTTCTCATCGCAGTTCGTACTCCCGTCTATGAAGTGATTGAGAGGAGCAAACCTCAAAGACTTTTTGAACCCTTTCCAACTTAGAAATCAACTTTCTTTTGCGAACAAAGATATTCCCGTAAACCTATTTGTTCTATTCCTTAACCAACTATTATTATAaagattgaataattataattacaagataaatacaaatatatattaaccaactACAATGTTGAATATAACCAATACAATGTACAAcaaatgaaaaattgaaatcaacataataaaaaaccaaaaaattattattattttattgttataaaataaagagagatagaaagaataaataataaagaaaatatgaaagcaataaagAATGTGTTTCATTAATCAAAGGGATGATTATAATGCTTTTTCAGATTATCTATTTAtaagcataagaagtataaaagaagtagagatctaattctaataactattagaatttaaagtatatcaaaactttatcttgatcatgatagacatttaattaataagatattcataacactcccttTCGGATATCTATTGGCAGATAGTGTATTacattaaaaccttattaggaaaaaccctataggataaaaacctaatgaaggaaaaagagtacacaatcttctattacaagcTACCTCGTTAAAAACCTTTCCTAGGAAAACCTAATGGGACATAACCttagttaaaggaaaagagtacaacttgtttttagactccccctaatggcaatattacattacatctttgagtcgatgcattccaatcttgtgtagtagtctttcaaatATTGAAGTTGGTAATGCCTTTGtaaaaagatctgctaaattatcattagaacgaatttgttgaacatttatatcaccttttttctcaagatcatgggtgaagaataattttggtgaaatatgtttcgttctgtcacctttgatataaccacccttcaattgagctacacatgctgcattatcttcgtataagatagttgacatCTTTTCCTGTAAAGGAAAATTACATACCTTCTAGATACgttgggtcaataaccttagcTAAACACACTCTTgacttgcctcatgcattgcaattatttctgcaTGATTTGAAGAAGCGGCAGTtaatattttctttgttaaacgtAATGATATGATAGTACCCccacatataaataaatattccgTTTGAGATCAACCTTTCTGTATGTGGATCTGATAAATAACCAACATCATCATAGCCAACTAATAgagattttgaataatttgaataaaaataatctcATATCAATGATCCTTCTGAGATATCTAATGTCTACGTCTtagagaagaactaaatctttcTAACAAGTTTACAACAAAAGTTATATCAagtcttgtgttgtttgcaagatacatcaatgccaTTTATATATGATACCTCAAGACCAAGAAAATCTTCATCATTCTCACAAGAACGAAATTCAATCTAACGACTATACAACCATTGGGGTACTCAATGGATACGCTTTAACCatgtaaaatttatttaagatattttCTGTATAAATTGACTGATGGACATAAATTCCATCTTTGAAATGCTCAATTTGCAGGCCAAGACAAAACATTATTTTCCatgatctttcatctcaaattctttctttaaataatttactacATTTTGAAGCTCTTcgggagttccaataatatttagatcatcagcataaacaataattatcacaaaatCCGATCTAGACCTTTTTATACAAACACATGGAAaaattggatcatttttataacattctttcaacaaaaattcactaagacgattgtaccacatacgtccagattgttttaattcatataaacttttctttaatctgatcgaGCAATTTTCTCGAGAAACTCTATTTCCTTctgggattttaaatccttctgggattttcatataaatttcattatcaagtgtaccatataaataggctgtaacaacatccattagatgcatatctagtttttcacgtactgccagactaataagatatctaaatgtgattgcatccaccataaCAGAATAAGTCTCTTTGTAATCAATATCGGGCCTTTGCAAAAATATTTGTGCTACATGTAGAGCTTTATATCTTACaacttcatcaatttcatttca
The Gossypium hirsutum isolate 1008001.06 chromosome A07, Gossypium_hirsutum_v2.1, whole genome shotgun sequence genome window above contains:
- the LOC107955644 gene encoding uncharacterized protein; this translates as MTMASLNSSIHVDDGFNEYESAAKRQKSTTSKVWDEMTKLECENKNELKAQCNHSSESAFSMVKKVITPLRSSLKPKTVQAVVCLDDWMRAKGFSTEIGCKNDEDDEDNEDDEDDVSSIAF